The following are from one region of the Archangium lipolyticum genome:
- a CDS encoding TIM44-like domain-containing protein — MCTASKRSLARLLPWLLPGLALLVPLAALARGGGGEHYSSPSSDDDGGGGGIPFWLIFELLELLIRLTIRYPYVMLPLIGVCVAGWFFYRRNVHPTGATQRAFQQREAEQRTTVSTRDVQGWVNALRLKDPQFDPQVLLDKTRKLFLELQDAWFKRDMSPVRPFLSDATYQRFDVQLQLMAAQGVRDAITDIHVLDVQLIGLDQSQWFDTVHLRVRARMRDADVAASASEAEALAAAKRAPLEAFTEVWSFVRKPGVQTRVGEDLFQGKCPNCGAPYKGGAANRCEYCGAIVNSGNYDWTLSEITQGIEHVRHHAQVDNLREAREADPALNLEILEDRTSLLFWKWIDAQSRGTTQALHKVASADAIGRLDEELGSLARQGRRKVFLECAVGGVITRGFEVDPQGFDKAHVEVRWSARMGVGPVNERPPALPTVPQRWVFTLLRKHGARTNTDNGMSTNRCPQCNAPLTDSAAITCDYCGTGLGSGERDWVLASADPFESWDAREQRRFARVTARRTAQRGQPIEVPGLAQGPVDDVIADPQERQRLLYMMAALASADGTVDSAERKLLELCARRWSVPWSNVEMALNTGPQLFTRLVQRGTPEAEVFLRNLVEMALVDGRIDRKERRMLEFAAGHLGLVDKLPEMLGGR, encoded by the coding sequence ATGTGCACCGCCTCGAAACGCTCCCTCGCCCGTCTGCTCCCCTGGCTCCTCCCAGGCCTCGCCCTGCTCGTTCCCCTCGCGGCCCTCGCGCGCGGTGGGGGGGGTGAGCACTACAGCTCCCCCTCCTCCGATGACGACGGAGGGGGCGGCGGCATCCCGTTCTGGCTGATTTTCGAGCTCCTCGAGCTGCTGATCCGGCTCACCATCCGGTACCCCTACGTGATGCTGCCGTTGATCGGCGTCTGCGTGGCCGGCTGGTTCTTCTACCGGCGCAACGTCCACCCCACGGGCGCCACGCAGCGGGCCTTCCAGCAGCGCGAGGCCGAGCAGCGCACCACCGTCTCCACCCGGGACGTCCAGGGCTGGGTCAACGCGCTGCGTCTCAAGGATCCCCAGTTCGACCCCCAGGTCCTGCTCGACAAGACGCGCAAGCTCTTCCTGGAGCTGCAGGACGCCTGGTTCAAGCGGGACATGTCCCCCGTGCGGCCGTTCCTGTCGGACGCCACGTACCAGCGCTTCGACGTCCAGCTCCAGCTCATGGCCGCCCAGGGGGTGCGCGACGCCATCACCGACATCCACGTGCTGGACGTGCAGCTCATCGGGCTGGACCAGAGCCAGTGGTTCGACACGGTGCACCTGCGCGTGCGCGCCCGGATGCGGGACGCCGACGTGGCCGCCTCCGCCTCAGAGGCCGAGGCCCTCGCCGCCGCGAAGCGCGCCCCGCTGGAGGCCTTCACCGAGGTCTGGTCCTTCGTGCGCAAGCCCGGAGTCCAGACGCGCGTCGGTGAGGATCTCTTCCAGGGCAAGTGCCCCAACTGCGGCGCTCCGTACAAGGGCGGTGCCGCCAACCGTTGCGAGTACTGCGGCGCCATCGTGAACTCCGGTAACTACGACTGGACGCTCTCGGAGATCACCCAGGGCATCGAGCACGTGCGCCACCACGCCCAGGTGGACAACCTCCGCGAGGCCCGCGAGGCCGACCCGGCCCTCAACCTGGAGATCCTCGAGGACCGCACCTCCCTGCTGTTCTGGAAGTGGATCGACGCGCAGAGCCGGGGCACCACGCAGGCGCTGCACAAGGTGGCCAGCGCCGACGCCATCGGCCGGCTGGACGAGGAGCTGGGCTCGCTCGCCAGGCAGGGCCGGCGCAAGGTGTTCCTCGAGTGCGCCGTGGGCGGGGTCATCACCCGGGGCTTCGAGGTGGACCCCCAGGGCTTCGACAAGGCGCATGTGGAGGTGCGCTGGAGCGCCCGCATGGGCGTGGGTCCCGTCAACGAGCGTCCTCCCGCCCTGCCGACGGTCCCGCAGCGCTGGGTCTTCACGCTGCTGCGCAAGCACGGCGCTCGCACCAACACGGACAACGGCATGTCCACCAACCGGTGCCCTCAGTGCAACGCACCCCTCACCGACTCGGCCGCCATCACCTGCGACTACTGCGGCACCGGGCTCGGCAGCGGCGAGCGGGACTGGGTGCTCGCCTCCGCGGATCCGTTCGAGTCCTGGGATGCCCGTGAGCAGCGGCGCTTCGCCAGGGTCACCGCCCGGAGGACCGCCCAGCGAGGGCAGCCCATCGAGGTTCCGGGGCTCGCGCAGGGGCCGGTGGATGACGTCATCGCCGATCCCCAGGAGCGCCAGCGCCTGCTCTACATGATGGCCGCGCTCGCGTCGGCCGACGGCACCGTGGACTCCGCCGAGCGCAAGCTGCTCGAGCTGTGCGCGCGCCGCTGGAGCGTCCCCTGGAGCAACGTGGAGATGGCCCTCAACACCGGCCCGCAGCTCTTCACCCGGCTCGTCCAGCGCGGCACGCCCGAGGCCGAGGTCTTCCTGCGCAACCTCGTGGAGATGGCGCTCGTGGATGGGCGGATCGACCGCAAGGAGCGGCGCATGCTGGAGTTCGCCGCCGGCCACCTCGGTCTCGTGGACAAGCTGCCGGAGATGCTGGGCGGGCGATGA
- a CDS encoding DUF4331 domain-containing protein, translating into MLKPNPLATITVLMAAILAVPSGAFAASHREAPITALDHKADITDFFAFVSYDKPDKVTFILSVDPLLEPANGPNYFPFDPNVLYAIKIDNNHDAVEDVWFEFRFTTEIRAPNVFTGFVGAGTGIPAPGNSPPPVAPGTPIVPPAITALDGPGSEGLNLRQRYTVTLARRGPGNSVKRTRLGGHMPLFALPSNVGPRTMPNYPSLFKQALYQVGHDVRVFAGTVEDPFWIDLGAAFDSLNFRTTGFNVPGVLSDAQDADDTRNFATDAVSGFNVNAIAIEVPVSLLTSDGKKHAASDPKATIGSWGTTSRQRVFVRRQPTTAREAQADDAWRQVQRMGNALINELLVGTGSKDRFSMDQPRNDSRFAPFFLDPLLARVLNAVYGIDIPAPPRNDLLPLVTYAPPIAAAGTPAGPVADLLRLNTGVPPTPVGKQKRLGLLAGDPAGFPNGRRLGDDVTDISARVVAGVLNPSFNKAPNNRIGDGVNVNDAPYKNTFPYLGLAWDGRNRRHLDPGEVGGGPVN; encoded by the coding sequence ATGCTGAAACCGAACCCGCTGGCCACCATCACCGTCCTGATGGCGGCCATCCTGGCAGTCCCGTCCGGTGCCTTTGCCGCCAGCCACCGCGAGGCCCCCATCACCGCCCTGGACCACAAGGCGGACATCACCGACTTCTTCGCCTTCGTCAGCTACGACAAGCCAGACAAGGTCACGTTCATCCTGAGCGTGGATCCGCTGTTGGAGCCCGCGAACGGGCCCAACTACTTCCCGTTCGATCCCAACGTCCTCTACGCCATCAAGATCGACAACAACCACGACGCCGTCGAGGACGTCTGGTTCGAGTTCCGCTTCACCACGGAGATCCGCGCGCCCAACGTCTTCACGGGCTTCGTGGGAGCGGGCACGGGAATCCCCGCGCCGGGCAACTCGCCCCCGCCGGTCGCACCCGGTACACCCATCGTGCCGCCGGCCATCACCGCGCTGGACGGGCCCGGCTCGGAGGGGCTCAACCTGCGCCAGCGGTACACGGTGACCCTGGCGCGCCGCGGCCCTGGCAACTCCGTGAAGCGCACCCGCCTGGGCGGACACATGCCCCTGTTCGCGCTGCCGAGCAACGTCGGGCCGCGCACCATGCCCAACTACCCCTCCCTGTTCAAACAGGCGCTCTACCAGGTCGGTCATGACGTCCGCGTCTTCGCCGGCACCGTGGAGGATCCTTTCTGGATCGACCTGGGCGCGGCCTTCGATTCCCTGAACTTCCGCACCACCGGTTTCAATGTGCCCGGAGTGCTGTCGGACGCCCAGGACGCCGACGACACCCGCAACTTCGCCACGGATGCCGTCTCCGGCTTCAACGTGAACGCCATCGCCATCGAGGTCCCCGTCTCCCTGCTGACCAGCGACGGCAAGAAGCACGCGGCCTCCGACCCCAAGGCCACGATCGGCTCCTGGGGGACCACCTCACGCCAGCGAGTCTTCGTCCGCAGGCAGCCCACCACGGCACGGGAAGCCCAGGCGGACGATGCCTGGCGGCAGGTGCAGCGCATGGGCAATGCGCTCATCAACGAGCTCCTCGTGGGCACGGGCTCCAAGGACCGCTTCAGCATGGACCAGCCCCGGAATGACTCGCGGTTCGCGCCCTTCTTCCTCGATCCCCTGCTGGCGCGCGTGTTGAACGCCGTCTATGGGATCGACATCCCCGCCCCACCCCGTAACGATCTGCTGCCGCTGGTCACCTACGCGCCGCCCATCGCCGCCGCGGGCACCCCGGCCGGCCCGGTCGCCGATCTGCTCCGCCTGAACACGGGTGTCCCTCCCACGCCCGTGGGCAAGCAGAAGCGCCTCGGTCTGCTCGCGGGCGATCCCGCCGGCTTCCCCAACGGACGCCGCCTGGGCGACGACGTCACCGACATCTCCGCGCGCGTGGTGGCGGGCGTACTGAATCCCAGTTTCAACAAGGCCCCCAACAACCGCATCGGCGACGGCGTGAACGTCAACGACGCCCCCTACAAGAACACCTTCCCGTACCTCGGCCTCGCCTGGGACGGCCGCAACCGCCGCCACCTCGACCCGGGTGAAGTGGGAGGCGGTCCCGTCAACTAG
- a CDS encoding flavin reductase family protein → MSVPDFREALARWASGVAVVSVRDAQGLGATTVSSFSSLSLEPPLVLVALSERSRTLKRVQVAGRFTVSVLSSTQRDIAVRCSKGEAEDAAFDDDAFVRDCLAGFSCTLLDLHRHGDHLLLIGRVVGVRREEEREPLLYWNRAYRAVTTL, encoded by the coding sequence ATGAGCGTTCCCGATTTTCGGGAAGCGCTGGCACGGTGGGCGAGTGGCGTGGCGGTCGTCTCGGTCCGCGACGCGCAGGGGCTTGGGGCGACGACGGTGAGTTCCTTCAGCTCGCTCTCGTTGGAGCCACCGCTCGTACTGGTCGCCCTCTCGGAACGCTCTCGTACCCTGAAGCGGGTGCAGGTGGCCGGGCGATTCACCGTGAGCGTCCTCTCCTCCACCCAGCGAGACATCGCGGTGCGGTGCTCGAAGGGGGAGGCCGAGGACGCCGCGTTCGACGATGACGCTTTCGTTCGAGATTGCCTAGCGGGCTTCTCATGCACATTGCTCGACCTGCACCGCCATGGAGACCACCTCCTGCTCATCGGGCGGGTGGTCGGCGTTCGCCGCGAGGAGGAGCGGGAACCCCTCCTCTATTGGAACCGAGCGTATCGAGCCGTCACGACGCTGTAG
- a CDS encoding Rieske 2Fe-2S domain-containing protein, with protein MRDTWYPVLEAKRLGRRPVKVTRLGRELVLWRDARGQPVAQETACPHRGADLSRGRVVGGCLECPYHGMRFSADGACVHVPCEGKARPIRTGLRVKGYAVRESLGLVWLWWGEQREELPPLPWSHEIPGEGAGTCTATLTWNVPFARVMEGNLDLHHFPFAHRRWAPGMGTWLEPYTARLEGDVIHTHCVLRQDDGRPWDGRSGFEAEIRVLFPHLLLARFGRFTQTLAVATPIDEENTWVVFRYRSQLPLVGGLVAWFLVQAEVRLIQPEDHALLRDGRPRHPVREDFHLVRADAGIALWFRMYERRLAAQRGTRMPPP; from the coding sequence GTGCGCGACACGTGGTACCCGGTACTGGAAGCGAAACGGCTGGGCCGCCGGCCCGTGAAGGTTACCCGGCTCGGCCGCGAGCTCGTGCTCTGGCGGGATGCCCGGGGCCAGCCGGTGGCCCAGGAGACGGCGTGTCCCCACCGGGGTGCCGATCTCTCCCGGGGTCGGGTGGTGGGTGGGTGCCTGGAGTGTCCCTACCATGGCATGCGCTTCTCGGCGGATGGCGCGTGCGTGCACGTGCCCTGCGAGGGAAAGGCGCGCCCGATCCGAACCGGCCTGCGGGTGAAGGGATACGCGGTACGGGAGAGCCTCGGCCTGGTGTGGCTGTGGTGGGGTGAGCAACGGGAGGAGCTCCCTCCGCTGCCCTGGAGTCATGAAATTCCAGGGGAGGGAGCGGGCACGTGTACCGCCACGTTGACCTGGAATGTTCCCTTCGCCCGGGTGATGGAGGGGAACCTGGACCTGCACCACTTTCCCTTCGCCCACCGCCGGTGGGCTCCGGGCATGGGGACCTGGTTGGAGCCCTACACGGCGCGCCTCGAGGGCGACGTCATCCACACCCACTGCGTCCTGCGCCAGGACGATGGCAGGCCCTGGGACGGCCGGAGCGGTTTCGAGGCGGAAATCAGGGTGCTCTTTCCGCATCTGCTGCTCGCCCGCTTCGGCCGCTTCACCCAGACCCTCGCGGTGGCCACCCCCATCGACGAGGAGAACACCTGGGTGGTCTTCCGCTACCGCAGCCAGCTCCCGCTCGTGGGAGGGCTGGTGGCATGGTTCCTCGTCCAAGCGGAGGTGCGACTCATCCAACCCGAAGACCATGCGCTGTTGCGCGACGGCAGGCCCAGGCACCCCGTCCGGGAAGACTTCCACCTGGTCAGGGCCGACGCGGGCATCGCGCTCTGGTTCCGCATGTATGAGCGGCGGCTGGCGGCCCAGCGCGGGACTCGGATGCCTCCTCCCTAG
- a CDS encoding aldehyde dehydrogenase family protein, with the protein MDSIVVVDTEEELITEMNVSNGALVASIACDEPGTARRIASELRAFKVGINAVRSRRDREETFGGIGQSWQGCFVGGTYLVHAVTQGPPGERLFGNFPDYTLLPEKR; encoded by the coding sequence GTGGACTCCATCGTGGTCGTGGACACGGAGGAGGAGCTCATCACGGAGATGAACGTCTCCAACGGTGCGCTCGTGGCCTCCATCGCCTGCGATGAGCCCGGGACGGCCCGGCGCATCGCCTCCGAGTTGCGCGCCTTCAAGGTGGGCATCAACGCCGTGCGCTCCCGCAGAGACCGGGAGGAGACCTTTGGAGGCATCGGCCAGTCCTGGCAGGGTTGCTTCGTGGGAGGCACCTACTTGGTGCATGCCGTGACCCAGGGCCCCCCTGGCGAGCGGCTCTTCGGTAACTTCCCCGACTACACCCTGCTGCCGGAGAAGCGTTAG
- a CDS encoding tetratricopeptide repeat protein gives MKAIWSLTGVLLFASVALGQADVKPTPAEARITQARGAIEKHPDYYQAYNDLALALARRARETGEPSHYDQAEEALKSSFRLQPDNFEGRKVQCWLLLGKHEFEKARELARELNRRAPDDVLVYGFLADANTELGDYPEAEAAAQWMLDLRPGNIPGLTRAAYLRELHGDVEGALELMRMAHDQTDPGELEDRAWLLTQIGHLHLVSGRQREAESALTEALHLFPRYHYALGALGTLRMEQKRWAEAVELLETRYAVAPHPENLYPLAEALERAGRSREARKAFRTFERQAVRESKGNDNANRELIFYYIEHANEPVRALRLAERESARRQDVYTLDAYAWALQANGRYREAQSQIERVLKAGARHPLFQSHASAIAAGLAQRASR, from the coding sequence ATGAAAGCGATTTGGAGTCTGACGGGGGTCCTGCTGTTCGCGTCGGTTGCCCTCGGCCAGGCAGACGTGAAGCCCACACCCGCGGAGGCGCGGATCACCCAGGCGCGCGGCGCCATCGAGAAGCACCCCGACTACTACCAGGCCTACAATGACCTCGCGCTGGCCCTGGCTCGCCGCGCGCGAGAGACGGGCGAGCCCTCTCATTATGATCAGGCAGAGGAGGCCCTGAAGAGCTCCTTCCGTCTCCAGCCCGACAACTTCGAGGGCCGCAAGGTCCAGTGCTGGTTGCTGTTGGGCAAGCATGAGTTCGAGAAGGCCCGCGAGCTCGCCCGCGAGCTCAACCGCCGTGCGCCCGACGATGTGCTCGTGTATGGCTTCCTCGCGGATGCCAACACCGAGCTCGGCGACTATCCGGAGGCGGAAGCCGCCGCGCAGTGGATGCTCGACCTTCGTCCGGGCAACATCCCCGGGCTGACGCGAGCCGCCTATCTGCGTGAGCTCCACGGTGATGTCGAGGGCGCGCTGGAGCTGATGCGCATGGCCCATGACCAGACCGACCCGGGTGAGCTCGAGGACCGCGCCTGGCTCCTGACCCAGATCGGTCACCTGCACCTCGTCAGTGGCAGGCAACGGGAGGCCGAGTCCGCACTGACCGAGGCCTTGCATCTGTTCCCCCGGTATCACTACGCGCTCGGGGCTCTCGGCACGCTACGCATGGAGCAGAAGCGCTGGGCGGAAGCCGTCGAGTTGCTCGAGACGCGCTACGCCGTCGCGCCCCACCCGGAGAACCTCTATCCGCTGGCGGAAGCGCTGGAGCGCGCTGGCCGCTCCCGCGAAGCACGAAAGGCCTTCCGCACCTTCGAACGGCAAGCCGTGCGCGAGAGCAAGGGCAACGACAACGCCAACCGCGAGTTGATCTTCTATTACATCGAACATGCCAACGAGCCCGTCCGGGCACTGCGCCTGGCGGAACGCGAGTCCGCTCGCCGTCAGGACGTCTACACCCTCGACGCGTACGCATGGGCGCTCCAGGCCAACGGCCGTTACCGCGAGGCGCAATCGCAAATCGAGCGGGTGTTGAAGGCCGGTGCCCGCCATCCCCTCTTCCAATCGCACGCCAGCGCGATCGCCGCCGGGCTCGCCCAGAGGGCGTCCAGATGA
- a CDS encoding enoyl-CoA hydratase-related protein, with the protein MAEFKIDARGPIEIWTIDGEGRRNAISRAMLKELEEMVTRVSRGHDTRAVVITGAGDKAFCAGADLKERSTMSEPEVRAFLEGLRRTFRAIEKSDCVFIAAVNGAAFGGGTELALSCDLRVAAPAAELGLTEVKLGIIPGGGGTQRLTRLVGPGRAKDLILTGRRVNAAEAFSIGLVNRLAPEGHLLDTAYAMAESIVENAPIAVATAKHAIDEGLSLELDEALALELRQYEKVLATEDRLEGLKAFAEKRKPAYKGR; encoded by the coding sequence ATGGCGGAATTCAAGATCGACGCGCGAGGACCCATCGAGATCTGGACCATCGACGGAGAGGGGCGGCGCAACGCCATCAGCCGGGCGATGCTGAAGGAGCTGGAGGAGATGGTGACGCGGGTGTCGCGCGGTCACGACACGCGGGCGGTGGTGATTACGGGGGCGGGGGACAAGGCGTTCTGCGCGGGGGCGGATCTGAAGGAGCGCTCGACGATGAGCGAGCCCGAGGTGCGCGCCTTCCTGGAGGGGCTGCGGCGCACGTTCCGGGCCATCGAGAAGAGCGACTGCGTGTTCATCGCGGCGGTGAACGGGGCGGCGTTCGGGGGAGGGACGGAGCTGGCGTTGTCGTGCGACCTGCGGGTAGCGGCGCCGGCGGCGGAGCTGGGGCTGACGGAGGTGAAGCTGGGCATCATCCCCGGGGGTGGAGGGACGCAGCGGTTGACGCGGCTGGTGGGGCCGGGGAGGGCGAAGGATCTGATCCTGACCGGAAGGCGCGTGAACGCGGCGGAGGCCTTCAGCATCGGGCTGGTGAACCGGCTGGCGCCGGAGGGGCACCTGCTGGACACGGCGTACGCGATGGCGGAGAGCATCGTGGAGAACGCGCCGATCGCGGTGGCCACGGCCAAGCACGCCATCGACGAGGGCCTGTCGCTGGAGCTGGACGAGGCACTCGCGCTGGAGCTGCGCCAGTACGAGAAGGTGCTCGCCACGGAGGACCGGCTGGAGGGCCTCAAGGCCTTCGCCGAGAAGCGCAAGCCCGCCTACAAGGGGCGCTGA